CTGTTTATCTATTAATTTAGCATCATCCGTTTCCTGCTCATCCTTTATGGGGGCCGGGTTAGGGACTGTCGGTGAATACTCCTGGGCCTCTTGTTCATCCAATTCTGCAATAATATGGCTGTAATCGGCATAGTCCTCCTGGAAGGGAGGCGAAGGTTCAGTATAAGTTGCAGCCGTGACTGTGGGCTCGGGATCTGCCGAAGCTTGCATCCTGGTGTCGTTGGCACTGATGTTCGGTTCGATGGGTTCCGGTATAGACGGCATTGGCGTATCGTCTACCGGCGCTTGTACCGGTTCAACGACGGGGATATTTTCCACGGTGTGCTCCACTTGAGTGATATTCAATGCGGCAAATGTTGGCGCCAAGAATTGCGTTAATGCCTCTAGCCCCCGGGCCTGGTGAAAATCGTTAAAATCGGTGAGGCCTTGCTGGCGTTCTGACTGCGTAAACGTCGGCAATATTACCGTGCCGCCTGTGGCGTCGGCGGCTTCTTCTGCTTTCTCTTTACCCGGGTTACCCGGGCGTTTAGGTTTTGGCAGGTCGTCATCTCCCAAAAACAGCTTAGGGCTGTCGGGATAGTGTTCATGCAGGGCTTTCGCCACTTTTACCAGATTGCCGGAGTCAACTGTCATGACGACGGGATGTTGAAGAGCCATTGCCGCACTGGATGCCGTCGCGTACCCCTCGGCAAAGACGATGGGATTGCCATTTTTCAATGAGCCACCGACGACAAAAAAACTGCCCTCTTTTTGGCCACCTTTACTGAGGCGTTTACTGCCATCGGGGGCGATGGTTTGCAGTGTACGGATATCCCCGGCCGCATTGCTGAGTGGAATGACCAGGTTCTCACGTTCTGAGCGGAGACCTTTTGCGGCTTTGACTCCTTTTTTGTTCAGGTAAGCATGATTATGGCCAGCCTGATTGAGGGGGGCGTAACGAGAGGCGGATGCCTGTGCGACCTGATTGTGTTCCTTTATCTTGCGTTGTTCACGCCGATGTTGCTCCTGAGCGGCTATCGCCTTTTGGTGAGCAATAACAGTGGGATCTGGCCGTGCAGAGGCTGATGACCAAACGTTACGGTGATCTCCCGCGCGATGGTCGGTGAACCAGCCATTGGCAAAGCCATCCTTATGGCCCACATAAACCCCTGACTGTTTCCCGGGTTTATCATCATCCATTGCGATACGGTGAGCTTTCCCATCCATTTCAGGAGGCTCGCTGAGTTTTCCCCCAAGGACACGGATAAAGTCGCCAAATTCCTGTTGGGGATCGCCCTGTGCAGACATCACCAGGGCAGTGTCTGTCCGCCATCGAGACAGCTTGCTGAGATCTGCCCCAGGTCTGGCGAACCACAGTTTTTTATCAGCATCGAACTCAAGGGCATTCTGACCATTTTCAAGTTTTCCAGCCTGGCGCTTGGCCTCTTTAAGTTGCTCAAACGGGATCACCAGGTAAGTCGGTTCGGTGACCTTCATACCGCCTCCCAGCCCAGGTCGTCGACATTGCCCGAATAGATGCCAATCCAAATGCGAGTAGGGCGGTATATCAGGGATTGGAGTAAATAGCCGGCCAGAAATGGCGTGTCAGATTTTGCATATTGTTCTTTCATCACAGCTCCTATTCAAAAAACTTTCGATACCACCAAGGTCGCCCGGTAATGATGTTTCCCCGCATCCGGTGCAGCAGTCGTTGCAACAGCACTGTTAGCGTGTAACCGAAGATGGCCAGCACCTTGTAAAAAATCAGCAAGGCGATGCAAAACATGAGCACGGGCAGACTTGGCCAAATGACCCAGATAAGCAGCACCAGATAAACCAATACGGGAATGCCCCAGAAGGTGGCGGGCCGCCCACTGTCGAGCCAGGGGGAATAGTCGTTATCCATCAATGCCTCCGTTGTTTATCGGTGAACTCCCGCCAACCGATCACTCGCTCAGCGACACGGCTATCGATGCGACCTTCAACAAACAGCGTCCAGGCTTGGTCTGCGATCCGGCTTTGTTTTTCCCGTAGCGTTGCGTTGATCATGTCGGGCCAGCGTGAGTAGTGTTCGAGTCCAAGCCGGTGGCGCCAGTCGTCATCAAACAGCACATATTCCCGGACAGCCTGGCGTTTGCCGTCGATCGTCGGCAACAGGTGTTGCACAACGACAAAGCGCATGGCGTCCAGAAGGTCGAAGGCGATTTGTTCACGTGAGTCGTTGGGTGCCATCAAGACACAGCGTGAAAAGGCATGCCCGGGTGAGAAGGCGTGAAGTGTACCTAACGTTAAGTGTCCGGACTGGGCGCAAGCGACTGCAGCCTGGAGCGTCTCAAGGTCACGGATTTCACCGATGCCGATAATATGGGGAGCCCGACGTAAAGCCAGGCGCAAACCGTGGGCAAAACTGGGTACATCACGTCCTATTTCAGACTGCTGCGGTCGCAGCAATAATCGAGGGCTATTTAACAAATACTCGACAGGATCCTCATAGGTCACCAGTTTGCCGTTAGGGTTTGTTTCACCGTAATGCTGGTATACGGAGGCCAGAAGTGTGGACTTTCCCGAACCCGTCGGGCCGCAGACTAACCCCATGCCATCCATCGGTAAAAAGCTGCGGAACAAATCCTCTTCTATCCCCATATCCTCAAGGATGGGGATGTTCGACGGAATGATACGCAGAGTCATGGCAATGGCGGTATTGAGCGCCCCGATCGTCGCCTGGATGAAGTTGGTCCGAAACCTGACTCGCTCACCGCGTTCGAGCCCAAAGCGGCCATTATTGTCGCCTTCTAACTGCAGGGGACGATCGGCCCCTTGCCCCCCCTGAACGAGGGATTTGATATCCGGGGTATACACCTCATCAATCAGGCGAACCAAATTGGCATGTTCCAGAGGGAACTGACCGGCGACCACTTTACGGCCATGATGATCGACAACGATGGGACTGCCACTTTGCAGATGAATATCCGATACGTTATGGCGGTAACAATGAACGAAGAACTCTCGGAGTTTGTCAGCGGTAAGACCGCCCCTGAAATCAAAACTGTCTAAATCCGTCATGTCGACACTCCTTGCTGAGTGTGATGTTGATTACTGTTGGGTGTTTATCGTGGGTTTCCAGCGTTTTTTATCCAGTTCGAAGCCGGCACGTTGTTTCAGGTCGCGGACTTTATCGCCCAGCATCAGCTTGTCTTTCGAACCGGTGACAGACTGCAGCTGTTCACTGACGACTGGTGGGGTGATCATGCCCTGTTGTA
This region of Serratia marcescens genomic DNA includes:
- the icmT gene encoding IcmT/TraK family protein, which codes for MDNDYSPWLDSGRPATFWGIPVLVYLVLLIWVIWPSLPVLMFCIALLIFYKVLAIFGYTLTVLLQRLLHRMRGNIITGRPWWYRKFFE
- the traJ gene encoding plasmid transfer ATPase TraJ is translated as MTDLDSFDFRGGLTADKLREFFVHCYRHNVSDIHLQSGSPIVVDHHGRKVVAGQFPLEHANLVRLIDEVYTPDIKSLVQGGQGADRPLQLEGDNNGRFGLERGERVRFRTNFIQATIGALNTAIAMTLRIIPSNIPILEDMGIEEDLFRSFLPMDGMGLVCGPTGSGKSTLLASVYQHYGETNPNGKLVTYEDPVEYLLNSPRLLLRPQQSEIGRDVPSFAHGLRLALRRAPHIIGIGEIRDLETLQAAVACAQSGHLTLGTLHAFSPGHAFSRCVLMAPNDSREQIAFDLLDAMRFVVVQHLLPTIDGKRQAVREYVLFDDDWRHRLGLEHYSRWPDMINATLREKQSRIADQAWTLFVEGRIDSRVAERVIGWREFTDKQRRH